The following is a genomic window from Aquila chrysaetos chrysaetos chromosome 2, bAquChr1.4, whole genome shotgun sequence.
AGAGTGATTTAATGACCAATTTCCACCCTCACGATGGAGATAGTCTGCAGTTCAACAACTCCATAATTGCAGTATTGGTTGGAGTGAGGTTGGAGTGTTGTAGACCTGGATGGAAAAATGTTGTTCCACTTTGCAGAGGACTGAATATActtggtttgattttgtttgtacTTGAAAGGGGTGTGCCATCTGTCCAGAAGTGTAACCGAACTTTTATTTCTTGGGCACCTATGAAACCTTGAAACTCTTTGGGTTACTGACTTTGGGACAGAAGTCTTAATGGTCTGACTGATGGTCAAGACTTTGACTCTGTGGCATGAAGCTGGCAAAGAGCTGCAGGTTTTGGGCTGGAGCTTCCAGGCTTTTCTGTCCCCATCAAATTGCCAGCTGGACAGACAAGGAACCTGGAATCCCATCCTTTCCAACTACACACCAATGGGGCTGTCAAGGAGCTTGATGGacttatttgttttcataatatGCTCGGACTTCAACAAATTTGCAAATACTgatcagggaaaaaatattccagtagTCTTTCCAAATAACTGTACTGTAATATTTCAATTTGAGTAACTCTATcataagcaaaaaataattaggcAGTTATatataaaagtgaaattttgaGTGGGATAAAACATTAAAAGTCTTTAAAGCatcttaagtatttttattaataaaatgtagAATTAAAACATCCAGTCTGTACCAAATATTTGGTCCTAAAGGCAGATAAACTAGAACTGTGTGGTCTGTCTCTTAAAGCTACAGAATATGAGGAACTCACCGTCTCTATTGGATTctgtgaaagagagagaaagcagtgcTTATAGCTATGAAAAACAAGCCACTAATTATTACATACTTGCTTTTACTTATCGCAGAGAGGAAGCTAAGAAATCTTTTTAAGCATCTACACTCTTTTCGGATGGAAAAGATTACTATTAATGTATATACCTGATATTGTAGCTATGTCAAGTAGATAATTCTCTGTAAAGGATCACACCCCTGTATCCATACATGTGAGGAAGAAGTTTTAGATGACAGAAACAAGTGttagttttgtgttttaaagaatgTAAATGTTCCATAAGGGagatctttcttcctttaaaatacagaatatctCAGAACAAGAGTaataaaaaacagtaacagcagTTAGAAACAATTTTAAGGCATGGCTTTTTAAACAGTCtgtcatttttgtgtttgtaagtATCCTTTCATTTCCTACAAATTTCAGAAGCTAGTGCAAACTTATAATTTATAAATGACAGTTACAGAGAGAATAGCTGGCTAGACCAAAAGGCCATCTCCCAGCACTCTCCCCTGTGGATGGGGATCCTTAGGGATATTCTGGAGAGTATTAGCTGTAGTAAGCTTTAGACTTACTGGTTAtgattcttcatttttttgagCATGGTCATGTGTTAAGCTCTTGTgtttacaatgaaaaagaacTCTTGTTGTACCtcaactttttaataaaaattaatcttcctGTTTAAGAATATTTGCCAGGTGTGGTTTCACCAGGTGTGGTTTCATCCCTGCATTTCTTGAGACAGAACATACAACTGTCTATTCTAGATCAGCCTTGAATCTTCATCCGTAGCAATCTCTAGCCACTACGTGTGCTGTCTATGGAGTATCTGTTGCTACTTGGCCGGAACTTTCATTAGTCTTGCCATTAATTATTGTACCATGTATTTTCAATCATTATGCAtgcaagagcaaaacaaaatcatgaaGTATTTCATCCTTAATGTAGTTAAGAAGAAGTGATAAAACATTCATGAAAGGTATAGGTCCAAAGGTAACTCAGCTACATGCTGCAACTCAGTTTGCTTATTTACATCTGCAAGAAAGCTtgtgtgaaaaattaaaattagttaCACAAAAACACTGTTATTTTTTGATAGCTTTGAGTTACACTAGTATCACAGTAAACCCCAGCAAGAACTTGGAAAGGAGTTTTGTCTGGGTACTAGactaatcatagaatcatagaatggtttgggttggaaggaacctttaagATCATCTAGCTTtagtggtccatccgtcaaatccatgtctctccaatttcgagacaaggatgtcatgcaggacGGTGTCAactgctttgcacaagtccaggtagatgacgtcagttgctcttcccttctccGCCAACGCTGTAaccttgtcatagaaggccaccaaatttgtcgggcacgatttgcccttagtgaagccatgttggctgtcaccaattgcctccttattttccatgtgccttagcgtagtttccaggaggatctgctccatgatcttgctgggcacagaggtgagactgactggcctgtagttcctccagtctttcttttttccctttttaaaaatcgggcttatgtttccccttttccagtcagtgggaacttcaccGGAgtgccacgacttctcaaatatgatggatcGTGGCTTAaccacttcatctgccagttccctcaggacccgcggatgcatctcatcaggtcccatggacttgtgcaccttcagattccttagatggtctcgaacctgatcttcatTCTCCcggtccctgcctttgccttctgcaacttgggcAGTGCGGCTGGAGCCCTtgccggtgaagactgaggcaaaaaagttgttgagtacctcagccttctccatatcccaggtaaccaggtctcccatttccttctggagagggcccacattttccctagtcttccttttatcaccgtTGTACTTACAGAGGCTTTTCctgttgcccttgatgtccctggccagatttaattctatcagggctttagctttcctaacccgatccctggctgctcagacaatttctctgtgttcctcccaggctacctgtccttgcttccaccctctgtagccttccttttcatgtttgcgtttgtccaggagctccttgttcatcgatgcaggcctcctggcatttttgcctgacttcctctttgttgggatgcatcgctcctgagcttggaggaggtgatccttgaatattgaccagctttcttgggcccctcttccctccagggctttaaCCCATGGTGCTTCACCAGGCAGACCCCTGAAGAGGCccaagtctgctctcctgaagtctgGGCTACGAGCTTGCTGTgcgccctcctcgctgccctatAGATCCTGAACCCCAGCATTTCACGGTCACTGCggccaaggctgcccttgcgcttcacattccccaccaaCCCCTCCTCGCTGGTGAGAACGAGGTCCGGCACAGCATCTCTTCCATTCTTCTGCGTGATTGGCCCCCCGCCCTTCTGCGCGTGCCGGTGGGGGAGGTTTTGGCTGTTTGGCTGCGGGTCCGCTGCGGACCGCGCTCGGGACCAGCTATCCAACTCCTCCTCGGCCTCCCTGATGCCACGCGGCCTCCTCGccgcctcctgcagctcagccgCCTGCGGCAGGAGGTCCTCCGCCTGGGCGCGGGGTTTGCCGGCGGCTCTgctgcccgtccctgccccaggagaaagGTCCGGGCCCTTCCCGGCAGTCAGAGGTCTGCGCTGCGGCCTCTCCCTCCCGCAGCTCCGTCTGGGCCGAGGCATCGGCCACCGCTGGGGTAGGTGGCGCGGACCCCCCAGCCGCAGCTGCGGGCTTTGCTCTCTAAGTTGAACTGTCTCTCATCAGACTTCTGTAAGACAGCTTTATAAGCTGCCTCTATTACAGAAATCAAATCTGCTGCCTTAAAATAAGATTGGAACTTTTGCCTGGAGAAGAAGGGGTATGAACTATGTAAGATCAAAACTAGCAAGTTAGCAGTTAAGAGTTCAGGTGCAAggtgaaataatattttttatttagtatcTATCTGGACTGAATTTCAGCTAGGTAACCTGAGCAGCTTTGTATTCATGGGCGTGTTTCTGAGCTGTCCACAGCATCCATCCCTGATCTGTGTAGGACAggaggttttgtttctgttaggTGATTCTCTCTTAAAGCAGCCTGTTCAGAGTGCAGTTTGTTTGTCAGTAGAATATGGTGTTTTACCTGACTTACAgcattttcttatatttaaagaaaaaacatttattaacgAGAAACTTTCTTTTATCTATTACAGAAAATTTGAGGATTCTGTCTTTGGGAAGAAATAACATAAAGAACTTGAATGGATTGGTATGCGCTTCTTAGTATCAACTCTACGCTAACAAAATGGAGTACTGTCTAGAATGCGAGATAATTTCCCTATGTTCATAAAAGTCTTTGCTGAATTTATGATATTGCCtaaccatttattttctcctttcactaTGATCTGTTCATGCTCTTACATGTTGCTTCTGAATTTTCAGgtaatctttctcttttttttgtttaaacatgtTTGGAGCTTCTTCAGGGTTAATTTACTACATAAAAGGATTTTAGAAAGAGAGATTTTGTTGTCTTTGATAAATATAAGCAgaacttttatttgaaaactgctgTCTGTCTGTAAAGCTCTCTAAATTCCACTGGCTTTACGTGAAAATAATTCCTACAGACTTTTTGCACGAGGAATTTTCTACCTGAAGATACTTAGTCTATGCTTCTTTACTACAAATATTGGCAGTCCTGTGAACACACACTTCATGAGAGTCTGTCCTTTTTATGTTAACTGGCACCCGGAGCAATATGGCTTTAGGGGAGAAGATGGTGGCAGGACTAAGTCTACCAGGTACAGGAAAATTTGTTGAGGAAAAAATTGCATCAATTTTGTTACATTTCAGTTAAGGGCAGAACTTTTTTTCAatcaacttttttaaaatgaatatagaaattcttttcttcctcaagaGATGCTGTATGTTTCTCCCACAGAATGTTTCTCTTCAAAGCTATTCCCACCTTCAGAGATGCCATATCTCTTAAGTGTGAAATGCAGAGTCAATGTGTAACGGCTGGTTTAAAAACCTCTCTTTTGAGAGAATTATGAATGCAACTTCTGGCCAACAGATACAAACATACATGCACCTGAAATGAATCATTCCCGTGTATTGCATAAACCCCCTTCTAAAGTAGTTGTTGAATTGCATTCACTTCAGGTATGTTGCAGTGCACAAGCAGCCAAATTTGTCTCCTCTGCCCCGATGCCTTAAGAACAACTACTCTAGCCAGCTATTCCTTGTCTTATTCTAAGATTGTGATTTCTGTCCtcctaaatatatttcagatCCTTTGCTCTTAATTCCCCTGAGTACTTGTCATGAATAATTAGGGACCTGcttaaaaggaaatgaagataTACACCTTAGTATTTTCTCACATGAGGTGACCTGCAGGGGGTGAAGAAAGAGTCTGAAGAATAAGGAAGATATACTTCCGCTTACCTGAGTAGTCCTGTCATTTTCCAGGAGGCAGTTGCAGATACTTTAGAGGAGCTGTGGATCTCATACAACTTCATTGAGAAACTGAGGGGTATCCGTGTGATGAAGAAGCTGAAGGTTCTTTATATGTCAAATAATTTGGTGAAAGACTGGGGTAAGCCACACCTCTCTGTTCTGTAACTTCTCCTGTAGTATGGTGAATGCATGAATTAAGTCACCAAGTGGAAAATAGTTCTCTATGTTACAGGGCTTTAAGTCTCATTAATAAGCCTGCAGACATGCATAGAATCACTAAATACCAACTCAtgcaagagaataaaaatagttaGAATATTGAATTTAACTTCTAAGCCCAATGGAGTTTGTTCTTTGAATCATCTTTCTcagacttcttttaaaatgcataccTGTTCTTTAACCTGATACCAGTTCAAGCCCAAGCAATCCCTATCCTGTTGTATCCCATGCTATTTATGTTTGCACTGAGTTTGAAAGGAACGTGTGGTGCAGATGTACTTTCTATGTTCCACAATCTGGTTGGTGTTTTCACCTTTGTGGTTGCAGCAGAGTTTGTGAGACTGGCAGAGCTGCCATTACTAGAGGATCTGGTGTTTGTAGGCAATCCACTACAAGAGAAATACGCCTCTGATCAGAAGAACAATTGGATTGAAGAAGCAACCAAACGGGTACCCAAGCTGAAAAAGCTGGATGGTGAGTTTGGGGCATGAGGCAATTGGTGTGAGTTAACAGCTTAATATAAAGACAACCACAGGGAAATTAATCACAACCTCAGAAATTAATCTGTGTGCCTATGTAATCAGTACTCCTCCCTCCACTCTTTGGAGTTATTCAGAAGTAGTTATTCAAATCTCGGCTGCAGGATCTTCTGAGAGTGTTTGATGGATTTGGAGTGTTAAATCCAAGTGGTCTTGCAGCCTACAGTTGGGCTTTACTCTTGAAGTTACCCAGTCAAATAGTTTTAGCATATAACTAATAGTGAACTGAAAGATTTAGCATTAAATAAGTTAACAAGGCTTTCATCTGCCAAGTTGAATTACAGTTTTCCCAGCAAATTTGATTTACAGTTTTCCCAACAAAAGAGGGTTACATGGTGGGGATGGGGATAGGCAGGGATAtgctctgttttgcttctggtgCAAGGACAAGTTTTCAAAACTTCATGCAAGTTTCCTAAATGCCTGAATATCCCCCTCTCGTCACTGTAGTAAGCCTCAATTTGTGAGCTGTCCTCTCTTCTTAAGTCCCtgatatgaaaatatattgaagcatgttctgctttaaaagtgagataattttaaaatctatttttaaatatgttaatttcTGTTAATGGAGATGTTAGCTGTTCACTATTATCCCCTGTTTACTAAAGCAATGAAGAGGACAGCAGGACTGGTAACAGTAATAAAGAGTCAGAGTAGCAGCAGGGAAGGTACAAGTGTAGGGATGGCAACAAGAGGACAGCTTCATTACAGGGAGCAATAAATAGGAAATCAAAGCCAGATCAACTGAAGTAATAAGAATTATTAGGAAGTGGAAGCCTGTTGAGAGACGTGTACTGCTATGAAGGATGGCCTGCAGTAGTCCATTTGCTGTTGTAGTAGGAAACATTTTGagagtgaaacaaaaaatggcATAGGGCAAATATCTGTACAGGCAAAGAGTAACCTTGTTAGTACAAGGTTAGACCCTTAGTTCCTTAAGCATTTCTGCAGCCTGGAGCAATGGCCAGCTCTGATTTAGGCAGGTACATTTCCTATGCAACATGGAAGGAGGATGATGTTTAAGAATGGAAACCACAAAAACTAGAGTGTTGAGCAAAAGAGATGTCAGAAACGCTGTAACTGGCCATAAGGCTCTTGCTCTTACACTGTCCCAGGATCCCGTTATGCTTATGTACTATATGTGAGATGACTAATCTAGGGacctcaaaattatttaaatggttGAAGATGTTCTGGACAAAAATTAGCACTGAAGGTCTCTTTCAGCAAGTAGGTGTCTCCTTTCTGTTACTCCCTGTGCCAAGAACCCTGCTCAGCAGTTAGGTGTGTAAAGCACAACAGAAACCAAGCtctggtggttttattttccattttctacctgtgaaaaaagaaacacagcaccTCAATCTTACAGTAAGCAAAGGGCTCTCACCACAAAGCCTCACCACAGTTCAAGTCTCTGCCTCAAGCTCAGCAAAGCATGAATATGACCCAGTTCCCATTACCCAGGTGACAGCGCAGGTGAATGGACATACACCTTCACACCCTGTTGTTCTTGTACTAGTTATTTAGGCACGTATTTGATTGTGTTATTTCAGCATGCTGTGAGCTTACCTGTACTATTGGGTTTTGCTACTGTGGGGAAAATTTAGaacttgataaatatttttggGTGCTATTAGCATTTcaacttattttaaattcatgaaCGCATCGCTATGAGGTGGTGCAACCCCTGCAGACTGCCACAATCTGAGGTGCCCTTGCTCAACATGGCAGTTaaaaagtgatatttttttttaaaagtacccAAGGGGCGGGTATAGACTGATGCTACTGTGCAATGCAGCTTTATTCCATGACGTCCAGGTTATCCCTATGAGATGTGACCATATTGCTTCTTGGATCCATGTTAATGTAATTGTATTGTGTAGCGTGGACACCCTAGTTAGGTATCAGTGAGGAGGTATCCCATACTAACTTGGTCATCTGTGTCATGGAAATCGCAGCACAAAGTAGGGGCCCAACAAGAGAAGGGTGATGTGCTAGTTAGTTGTTAGCAGTTGAACCAACATGGTGCATCTCCCAGTGACCAAGTTAGCCTGATCTTTGCAGGTCCTGCTTTAGTaccttttttattccttgttaCCCGAGAAGTCGGAAAAACATCCAACAGAAATGCTCATCAGTTGAAGGCTTTTCTAGTTAAGAGCAGTTCAGGTATGCAGAAGTTCATGTCAGTCAGAAGCAGTGGCAGGAAATTCaactctttcctctttctgccaGTCCGACTCTTTCCAACAGTCCAGATTAGCTTTCAGGTATATCAGCATTaactatatttttctctgcataatCTATTCACaaatttttgcagatttttttttcctctcttttttttcctcttaggtACCCTAGTTATTAAAcaagaagaagatgaagaaggaGCAAACTGATGACACTTTCTTCTTGggtatttaattatttaagtaACTCCAGATAGCTCGGCACATAGAACTTTtatacaaaatgtttgttttgaagaaaatctttggGCAATTTTTGAAAGACCAGCTTATCTCCACAGTCTGTCACCCAAAGAGTTAGTTACCAAAATTTGGGCGCACCAGTTTGTCAAGCTTATGACACCTTCTGTAGAGACCAGTGGAGCTGAGTTTATCTGCTGTTTGGCTAGCAAGAGATCTTTACCTAAACTAATACATAGCTATTTTTAATCCCTGATTAGTGGTGCTTGTTGTTCACTGTTGGGTTATAATAGAACCATTTCAGCTTGTTAGGTGCAGCTGGCCAACATTTATCATTGGAAACACTGAGGCCAAAAGAACTATGTTGTCATTTAGACACACATTACAGGCTTTGTTGTGTTTAATTTTGTCATGGGACTCcctcaatattttaaatatgcaagTTTGCCTTTTCATCCCCTTAACTGTTATGCCAAACAGGCCCAGTAGTTGTGGACCTACGCACAAAAAAGGTATTGGTCTGATAATCGCTTCTTACTGGCCTTAAGTTTTTAATTGGGCTTCTCGCATTGGAACTCAACTGCATTGCTTAGAAGGTCATGTATAacttatatatttatttattttaaagaggcAATGGGAATTCTTTGCATGGTTTCAGTGAGACTAAAATATCTGctagctttttttgttgtttcttactaagaaattattttacattggAATATGTCGCCTATTAACCTACAGCTGGTTCCTagttttggtttgggtcaccggTGGACATAATCCTTCTCAGCTCCAGAATTTTCCTATAACTAAGTAGGCTGATActaatacagaaacaaaaagtgaacaaaagaCCTGGGCTTGAGGACAGAAAATTGTGGTTTTGGGGATACTCATTTTTTATGAAAGCACAGATGTAAGCAGTGAGAGAAAGTGTATGTAGTTAGTGGGGAAGGTGAGACGAGATGGAAAGtgagcactggaaaaaaaagtattgaagACGTACTAAATGTGCGATATTGCAGGGTAACCAGTTTTAGTAAAGCCCCCTTTATGTGACAAGTAACTATTTTTAGTGAAAAGCATTAAACAATGATGAAGACATACCTGATTGCACTGTTGGATGCCAATAGTGGTTTcggttttttcttctctttagagAATAGATCAAGTCACCCAAGTAggttttttctgcagcttgtttttactgtttcttttttaaaagcttttcttctaatTCATGGTAccatctttctttaaattaaaatggcaaCAAGTATATCTGCTGGTTCCAGACCAGGCATAGAAGGGATGGAGGCAGAACGCCactcttaattattttgtttgtgaaCATGTGGCAGGAGTTGAAATCTTGGAAGTCATGGTCAGAGATAAAAAGGTAGAATTGGCCCACACGACAGTGGTATTGATCTCAAGCTCCAGTTATAATTGTAGTAGAAGATATTCTCCCTCTAATCAATTTCTAAGCGAACAGTGTGAAGTAGAAGATTACAAGACAACCACAGTTTAGATCCATTACTTAAAATAAGGTCAAGAGAGCAATAGCAAAAACTGTGGACATTCTTCACCTAGCACAAACTATTTCCAAGCAGCTGTTCTCTTGACCAGAAAGCAGTTTCTTAGTTAACTAGCTCACTGGATTTATCCTACAGGCAACTtcatatttgcatttaatttcttttagaattaTTCTTCTAGCTTTATCATTAGCAAAGGCACCATTGACCAAGAAGCACGATGGAAGAGAGGGTATATAGTCAACAGCAATTTCATATTGGCTTCTTTTAAAACTAAGCCATTCAGTTCACTTGCAGCCAACCACTTTTGGCAAAATGGCTGTGCTTTGGCAGTACACAGCCTATGGCACACTCAGCCCCTACTGACCCCATCTGCTGTGGCCAGGCAATAGGGGATTGGCTTGTGCCCTTGA
Proteins encoded in this region:
- the DNAL1 gene encoding dynein light chain 1, axonemal isoform X7 codes for the protein MDESLSTLVNCEKLSLSTNCIERIANLNSLKNLRILSLGRNNIKNLNGLEAVADTLEELWISYNFIEKLRGIRVMKKLKVLYMSNNLVKDWAEFVRLAELPLLEDLVFVGNPLQEKYASDQKNNWIEEATKRVPKLKKLDGTLVIKQEEDEEGAN
- the DNAL1 gene encoding dynein light chain 1, axonemal isoform X6; amino-acid sequence: MAKATTIKEALAKWEEKNGQKASEAKEVKLYGQIPPVERMDESLSTLVNCEKLSLSTNCIERIANLNSLKNLRILSLGRNNIKNLNGLEAVADTLEELWISYNFIEKLRGIRVMKKLKVLYMSNNLVKDWAEFVRLAELPLLEDLVFVGNPLQEKYASDQKNNWIEEATKRVPKLKKLDGTLVIKQEEDEEGAN